From Rhodoferax sp. AJA081-3, the proteins below share one genomic window:
- the ccmC gene encoding heme ABC transporter permease CcmC has translation MSKQLTNWFRFASPQTFYPLAGKMIPVFWVLTALFGAAGLWMGFFVAPTDATQGEGYRIIFVHVPTSWMSMFIYLVMAGWAAMGLSLNARLSSMMAQALAPTGALMAFLSLWTGAFWGKPMWGTWWVWDARLTSELILFFLYLGFIALQASIEDPRRADKAGAILALVGVVNVPIIYFSVTWWNTLHQGASVSINKSPTMAMTMLWGMLLMALCLWMYSIAVALTRVRAIILERESHTEWVKQLPEMTREVAA, from the coding sequence ATGAGCAAGCAACTGACAAACTGGTTCAGATTCGCCAGCCCCCAGACCTTTTACCCGCTGGCGGGCAAGATGATCCCCGTGTTCTGGGTGCTGACCGCCCTGTTTGGCGCGGCCGGTCTGTGGATGGGGTTTTTTGTCGCACCCACCGACGCCACACAGGGTGAGGGCTACCGCATCATCTTTGTGCACGTGCCCACCTCGTGGATGTCGATGTTCATCTATCTGGTCATGGCCGGCTGGGCTGCCATGGGCCTGTCGCTCAATGCACGCCTGTCCAGCATGATGGCCCAGGCGCTGGCGCCCACCGGTGCACTGATGGCCTTCCTGTCGCTGTGGACGGGGGCCTTTTGGGGCAAGCCCATGTGGGGCACCTGGTGGGTGTGGGATGCCAGGCTCACGTCTGAGCTGATCCTGTTCTTTTTGTACCTGGGCTTCATCGCGCTGCAGGCATCCATAGAAGACCCCCGGCGGGCCGACAAGGCAGGTGCGATTCTCGCCCTGGTGGGCGTGGTCAATGTGCCCATCATCTATTTCTCGGTCACCTGGTGGAACACCCTGCACCAGGGGGCCTCGGTGTCCATCAACAAGTCGCCCACCATGGCCATGACCATGTTGTGGGGCATGCTGCTGATGGCGCTGTGCCTGTGGATGTATTCCATCGCCGTGGCATTGACCCGGGTCCGCGCCATCATCCTGGAGCGGGAATCCCACACCGAATGGGTCAAACAGTTGCCCGAAATGACGCGGGAGGTGGCAGCATGA
- the ccmD gene encoding heme exporter protein CcmD: MNWNSAADFFAMGGYALYVWGSFGACLLAFVVEPLLIRQRHSQAVRTLRRQTAAEKLEMENP, from the coding sequence ATGAACTGGAACTCTGCGGCAGATTTTTTTGCAATGGGCGGCTACGCCCTCTATGTATGGGGCAGCTTTGGCGCCTGCCTGTTGGCCTTTGTTGTGGAACCTTTGTTGATACGCCAGCGTCATAGCCAGGCCGTGCGCACCCTGCGCCGGCAAACCGCGGCCGAAAAACTGGAAATGGAAAACCCGTGA
- a CDS encoding nuclear transport factor 2 family protein, translating into MPKARQQAATLGVTPDEVETAFYEALQSADIEKLMACWADDDDIVCIHPGGPRVVGALAIRSAFDAIFGHEGSIQVQAESIRRITSMASAVHNVLERIEVMTSEGPVHAFVLATNVYHLTPLGWRLVVHHASPGTQDEVQEVNQVSQVLH; encoded by the coding sequence ATGCCCAAAGCACGCCAGCAAGCCGCCACCCTAGGCGTGACACCCGACGAAGTGGAGACCGCCTTCTACGAGGCGCTCCAGTCGGCGGACATCGAAAAGCTGATGGCCTGTTGGGCCGATGATGACGACATTGTGTGTATCCACCCCGGCGGTCCCCGTGTGGTGGGGGCACTGGCCATACGCTCGGCCTTTGACGCCATTTTTGGCCATGAAGGCTCCATCCAGGTGCAGGCAGAGTCCATCCGGCGCATCACCTCCATGGCCAGTGCGGTGCACAATGTGCTAGAGCGCATCGAGGTGATGACCAGCGAAGGCCCTGTCCACGCTTTTGTGCTGGCCACCAATGTCTACCACCTGACACCCCTGGGCTGGCGCCTGGTGGTGCACCACGCCAGCCCCGGCACCCAGGACGAAGTGCAGGAGGTTAACCAGGTGTCCCAGGTATTGCATTGA
- a CDS encoding YheT family hydrolase — protein MNYVAPSWLPGGNLQTIWPALYARRVQGAPPAYRRERWTTPDADFIDVDYLVSLQTIETNQTLLVLFHGLEGSSASHYALAFADFAREHGMAYAVPHFRGCSGELNLGPRAYHSGDHAEIGWVLQRFRAHHTGPIVAVGVSLGGNALLRWAQEMGASAAAVVSAVAAVSSPIDLAAGGHAIGKGFNRLVYTRMFLNTMKPKALRKLDQHPGLFDRDALLRAKDLYEFDNVFTAPVHGFKNTDDYWSRASAKPHLRSIKLPALVVNARNDPFVPASSLPSQHEVGSHVTLWQPAHGGHVGFPQGRPPTHVFAMPEAVGGWLLRHAGTKTRVGTHNG, from the coding sequence ATGAATTATGTAGCGCCATCCTGGTTGCCTGGTGGCAATCTGCAGACCATATGGCCCGCGTTGTACGCCCGCCGGGTCCAGGGTGCGCCGCCAGCCTACCGCCGCGAACGCTGGACTACACCAGATGCTGACTTCATCGATGTGGACTATTTGGTCTCGCTGCAGACGATAGAAACCAATCAGACCTTGCTGGTGTTGTTCCACGGTCTGGAAGGTTCGTCCGCCAGCCACTACGCGCTGGCCTTTGCCGACTTTGCGCGGGAACACGGCATGGCTTACGCGGTGCCGCACTTTCGCGGCTGCAGCGGTGAACTGAACCTGGGGCCCCGTGCCTACCACTCGGGCGACCATGCTGAAATCGGCTGGGTGTTGCAGCGGTTTCGTGCACACCACACCGGCCCCATCGTGGCGGTAGGTGTTTCATTGGGTGGCAATGCCTTGTTGCGCTGGGCACAGGAAATGGGCGCATCCGCCGCTGCGGTGGTGTCGGCGGTGGCGGCTGTCAGCTCGCCCATCGACCTGGCGGCCGGGGGGCACGCCATTGGCAAAGGCTTCAATCGGCTCGTCTACACCCGCATGTTCCTGAACACCATGAAGCCCAAGGCCTTGCGCAAGCTGGACCAGCACCCCGGCTTGTTTGACCGGGATGCCCTGCTGCGGGCCAAAGACCTCTACGAATTTGACAACGTGTTCACCGCACCGGTACACGGGTTCAAGAACACCGATGACTACTGGAGCCGGGCCTCGGCCAAGCCGCACTTGCGCAGCATCAAGCTTCCTGCCCTGGTGGTCAACGCCCGCAACGATCCCTTTGTGCCCGCCAGCAGTTTGCCGTCCCAGCACGAAGTGGGTTCCCACGTCACACTGTGGCAACCCGCACATGGTGGCCACGTAGGCTTTCCGCAGGGGCGCCCGCCCACCCATGTGTTTGCCATGCCAGAGGCGGTGGGTGGTTGGCTTCTAAGACACGCCGGTACTAAAACAAGAGTGGGTACTCACAATGGATGA
- the ccmA gene encoding cytochrome c biogenesis heme-transporting ATPase CcmA yields MLSAHGLSCVRGERRLFAQLDLAVDAGQWLHVRGENGAGKTSLLRLLAGLALPAEGEVRWCGHPIQSTESDYRRHFLFFGHQGAVKEDLSALENLRFAAAMDGAALPETQALAALYRMGLRGREDLPIRVLSAGQKRRVMLARLATRKARLWILDEPFTALDTKAVDLLATLITEHLAGGGMAVLTSHQTMPIAGGLVVQL; encoded by the coding sequence ATGCTGAGTGCACACGGTCTGAGCTGCGTGCGCGGCGAACGCCGACTGTTTGCCCAACTGGACCTCGCCGTGGATGCGGGACAGTGGCTGCACGTGCGGGGCGAAAACGGCGCCGGCAAAACCAGTTTGTTGCGCCTGCTGGCCGGGTTGGCGCTCCCCGCCGAAGGTGAGGTCCGCTGGTGCGGTCACCCCATTCAGTCGACCGAATCCGATTACCGCCGGCATTTCTTATTTTTTGGCCACCAGGGCGCTGTCAAGGAAGACCTCAGCGCATTGGAAAACCTGCGCTTTGCCGCCGCCATGGATGGCGCCGCACTGCCCGAAACCCAGGCGCTGGCCGCGCTCTACCGCATGGGCCTGCGCGGTCGCGAAGATTTGCCGATACGCGTGTTGTCGGCCGGGCAAAAGCGTCGCGTGATGCTGGCCCGCCTGGCCACCCGCAAGGCCAGGCTGTGGATACTGGATGAGCCCTTTACCGCGCTGGACACCAAAGCCGTGGACCTGCTGGCCACCCTGATCACTGAACACCTAGCCGGTGGTGGCATGGCGGTGCTGACCAGCCACCAAACCATGCCCATCGCCGGCGGATTGGTGGTGCAGTTGTGA
- a CDS encoding DUF2946 family protein produces the protein MDDIVRQAMAKWPNVPDCYGWLGLDTRGNWYMRDDRVQSLGPFAGGPPAAKGSLLLHEKLIAFINRNYMADDSGRWFFQNGPQRVYVELAATPWIWRVQADYTLQSHTGLPTTCTVCLTDEQGWLYLETPLGFGLVHTQDVALAAEAVEAGQWTVQEVKRSSLAARYGYTTSPAAESKMLHKV, from the coding sequence ATGGATGACATCGTCCGCCAAGCCATGGCCAAGTGGCCCAATGTGCCGGACTGTTACGGCTGGCTGGGCCTTGACACGCGTGGCAACTGGTACATGCGGGATGACCGGGTGCAGTCGCTGGGCCCTTTTGCCGGTGGACCACCGGCGGCCAAGGGCTCATTGCTGCTGCACGAGAAGCTGATTGCGTTTATCAACCGCAATTACATGGCCGACGACAGCGGCCGCTGGTTCTTCCAGAATGGCCCACAGCGGGTGTATGTGGAGCTGGCCGCAACACCGTGGATTTGGCGTGTGCAGGCCGACTACACACTGCAATCCCACACCGGTCTGCCGACCACATGCACGGTGTGCCTGACCGATGAACAGGGTTGGCTGTACCTGGAAACACCACTGGGCTTTGGCCTGGTCCACACCCAGGATGTGGCGTTGGCCGCAGAAGCGGTGGAGGCGGGCCAGTGGACCGTGCAGGAAGTGAAACGCAGCAGCCTGGCCGCGCGATATGGCTACACCACCAGCCCCGCCGCCGAATCAAAGATGCTACATAAGGTATAG
- a CDS encoding F0F1 ATP synthase subunit epsilon: protein MNTIHVDVVSAEESIYSGEAKFVALPGEAGELGIYPRHTPLITRIKAGSVRIEKADGSEEFVFVAGGILEVQPNCITVLSDTAIRGKDLDEEKANAAKAAAEEALKNAKTEFDVAKAQSEMYVIAAEIAALRKYRLKK from the coding sequence ATGAACACCATCCATGTTGACGTGGTCAGTGCTGAAGAATCCATCTACTCCGGTGAAGCCAAGTTTGTGGCCCTGCCCGGTGAAGCTGGCGAACTCGGCATTTATCCCCGCCACACACCCCTGATCACCCGTATCAAGGCTGGTTCGGTGCGCATCGAAAAGGCTGACGGCAGTGAAGAGTTTGTCTTCGTTGCCGGTGGTATTTTGGAAGTGCAACCCAACTGCATCACCGTTCTGTCCGACACGGCTATCCGTGGCAAGGATCTGGACGAAGAGAAGGCCAATGCTGCCAAGGCAGCGGCTGAAGAGGCGTTGAAGAACGCCAAAACCGAATTTGATGTGGCCAAGGCCCAGTCAGAGATGTACGTCATTGCGGCCGAAATCGCCGCACTGCGCAAGTACCGTCTCAAAAAGTAA
- a CDS encoding cytochrome c5 family protein: MSNHSNAPGHDDEAHTGPIKNPKQLLLAVFYSFVIPIFVIIGLVYYVTSANKPQSGSVNLEQSVVARIQKVGTVEIRDANREMKSGEAVYQAQCTACHTSGAAGAPKLGDTAAWAARIKTGYDALLQSALKGKGAMGAQAGGDFDDFEIARAVVHMANAGGAKFAEPVKAAPAAKP; encoded by the coding sequence ATGAGCAACCACAGCAACGCACCTGGCCACGACGACGAGGCCCACACCGGCCCAATCAAAAATCCCAAGCAACTGTTGCTGGCAGTGTTCTATTCTTTTGTTATCCCAATCTTCGTGATCATTGGCTTGGTCTACTACGTCACCTCGGCCAACAAGCCCCAGTCGGGCTCGGTCAATCTGGAACAGTCCGTGGTGGCGCGTATCCAGAAGGTTGGCACCGTAGAGATCCGTGATGCCAACCGCGAAATGAAAAGCGGCGAAGCCGTTTACCAAGCCCAGTGCACCGCCTGCCACACCAGTGGCGCAGCGGGCGCCCCCAAGCTGGGTGACACCGCAGCCTGGGCTGCCCGTATCAAAACCGGTTACGACGCCCTGCTGCAGTCTGCCCTCAAGGGCAAAGGCGCCATGGGAGCCCAAGCCGGCGGCGACTTTGACGATTTTGAAATTGCACGCGCCGTGGTCCATATGGCCAACGCTGGTGGTGCCAAGTTTGCTGAGCCGGTAAAAGCCGCGCCCGCTGCCAAACCCTGA
- the ccmB gene encoding heme exporter protein CcmB has protein sequence MSAILAVVQRDLLVVVRRKSEVLTALFFFVIVSSLFPLGIGPEPGLLRKIAPGVLWVGALLATMLALQRMFAADHADGTLEQMAISPSPLVGLVVGKIAAHWLVSGLPLVLMAPVLGLQFDLDAGALGVLVLALLLGTPVLSLIGAIGAALTLGVRGGGVLLSLLVLPLFVPVLIFGAGAVESHIAGLGAGGHLSLLAALLALSVFFAPWAATAALRIALE, from the coding sequence GTGAGCGCGATACTGGCCGTTGTGCAGCGCGACCTGCTGGTTGTGGTGCGGCGCAAGAGTGAGGTGCTGACGGCACTGTTCTTTTTTGTCATCGTCAGCAGCCTGTTCCCCTTGGGCATAGGGCCAGAGCCGGGCCTGCTGCGCAAAATCGCACCCGGCGTGTTGTGGGTGGGCGCCTTGCTGGCCACCATGCTGGCACTGCAGCGCATGTTTGCGGCCGACCATGCCGACGGCACCCTGGAGCAGATGGCAATCTCCCCAAGCCCTCTGGTGGGTCTGGTTGTTGGCAAAATTGCGGCCCACTGGCTGGTCAGCGGCCTGCCGCTGGTGCTGATGGCGCCGGTGCTGGGCCTGCAGTTTGATCTGGATGCCGGAGCCTTGGGCGTGTTGGTGCTGGCCCTGCTGCTGGGCACACCGGTGCTCTCGCTGATTGGCGCCATTGGTGCTGCGCTGACACTGGGTGTGCGCGGTGGCGGTGTCTTGCTGAGCCTGCTGGTGCTGCCGCTGTTTGTGCCGGTATTGATTTTTGGCGCCGGGGCTGTGGAGTCCCATATTGCCGGGCTGGGCGCGGGCGGGCATTTGTCCCTGCTGGCGGCCCTGCTGGCGCTGTCTGTGTTTTTTGCACCGTGGGCCGCCACGGCTGCCTTGAGGATCGCATTGGAATGA
- the atpD gene encoding F0F1 ATP synthase subunit beta, giving the protein MAQANVNAGVQGKIVQCIGAVVDVEFPRDKMPKIYDALKMDGSALTLEVQQQLGDGIVRTIALGSSDGLRRGMIVKNTAESIMVPVGKATLGRIMDVLGAPIDERGPVSSELTMSIHRKAPAYDELSPSQELLETGIKVIDLVCPFAKGGKVGLFGGAGVGKTVNMMELINNIAKAHSGLSVFAGVGERTREGNDFYHEMADSGVVNLEKLEDSKVAMVYGQMNEPPGNRLRVALTGLTIAESFRDEGKDVLFFVDNIYRYTLAGTEVSALLGRMPSAVGYQPTLAEEMGRLQERITSTKVGSITSIQAVYVPADDLTDPSPATTFAHLDSTVVLSRDIASLGIYPAVDPLDSTSRQLSPNVVGEEHYNTARAVQGTLQRYRELRDIIAIMGMDDLAPEDKLAVARARKIQRFLSQPFHVAEVFTGSPGKYVPLSETIRGFKMIVNGECDHMPEQAFYMVGTIDEAIEKSKKV; this is encoded by the coding sequence ATGGCTCAAGCAAATGTGAACGCAGGCGTTCAAGGGAAAATTGTTCAGTGTATTGGCGCTGTGGTTGACGTGGAGTTCCCGCGCGACAAGATGCCAAAGATCTATGACGCGCTCAAGATGGACGGTTCTGCGCTGACGCTGGAAGTTCAGCAGCAGCTGGGCGACGGCATTGTGCGTACCATTGCCTTGGGCTCTTCCGACGGCCTGCGCCGCGGCATGATCGTCAAGAACACCGCCGAATCCATCATGGTCCCCGTGGGCAAAGCCACACTGGGTCGCATCATGGACGTGCTGGGTGCTCCTATCGACGAGCGTGGTCCTGTCAGCTCTGAATTGACCATGTCGATTCACCGCAAGGCCCCTGCCTATGACGAACTGAGCCCATCACAAGAACTGCTGGAAACCGGCATCAAGGTGATTGACCTGGTGTGCCCGTTCGCCAAGGGCGGCAAGGTGGGTCTGTTCGGTGGCGCCGGCGTCGGCAAGACCGTGAACATGATGGAGTTGATCAACAACATCGCCAAAGCACACAGCGGTTTGTCCGTGTTTGCTGGTGTGGGTGAGCGTACCCGTGAAGGTAACGACTTCTACCACGAGATGGCAGACTCCGGCGTTGTGAACCTGGAAAAGCTGGAAGACTCCAAAGTGGCCATGGTGTACGGTCAGATGAATGAGCCCCCAGGCAACCGTTTGCGCGTGGCCTTGACCGGTCTGACCATTGCGGAATCGTTCCGTGACGAAGGCAAGGACGTTCTGTTCTTCGTGGACAACATCTACCGCTACACACTGGCCGGTACCGAAGTGTCCGCGCTGCTGGGCCGTATGCCTTCCGCCGTGGGTTACCAGCCTACATTGGCCGAAGAAATGGGCCGTTTGCAAGAGCGTATTACATCGACCAAGGTGGGTTCCATCACTTCCATCCAGGCCGTTTACGTGCCAGCGGATGACTTGACCGATCCATCGCCTGCTACGACCTTCGCCCACTTGGACTCCACCGTGGTGTTGTCCCGTGACATCGCGTCGCTGGGTATCTACCCTGCGGTCGACCCGCTGGATTCGACCAGCCGCCAGCTGTCCCCCAACGTGGTCGGTGAAGAGCACTACAACACGGCCCGTGCCGTGCAGGGTACGCTGCAGCGTTACCGCGAACTGCGCGACATCATCGCCATCATGGGTATGGATGACTTGGCCCCTGAAGACAAACTGGCTGTGGCACGTGCCCGCAAGATCCAGCGTTTCCTGAGCCAGCCTTTCCACGTGGCTGAAGTGTTTACCGGTTCGCCCGGCAAGTACGTTCCCCTGTCGGAAACCATCCGCGGCTTCAAGATGATCGTGAACGGTGAATGCGACCACATGCCAGAACAAGCGTTCTACATGGTCGGTACCATCGACGAAGCGATCGAGAAGTCCAAGAAAGTTTAA
- the atpG gene encoding F0F1 ATP synthase subunit gamma, translating to MASGKELRTKIKSVENTKKITKAMEMISVSKMRKAQERMRAARPYSDKVRNIASNLGQANPEYVHPFMTSNDGKSVGYIVVTTDKGLCGGLNTNLFRAVTQKLRETQSAGKSPLTVAIGSKGLGFLGRVGAKVVSHITHLGDKPHLDKLIGPVKVLLDAYVKGEVSAVYVCYNKFVSTMRQEPVLEQLLPLSAEKMAKESKDSGAQTSWDYIYEPDAQTVIDELLVRYAEAMVFQAVAENMASEHAARMVAMKAATDNAGNVIAELKLVYNKTRQAAITKELSEIVAGAAAV from the coding sequence ATGGCATCAGGCAAGGAATTACGCACCAAGATCAAATCGGTGGAAAACACCAAGAAGATCACCAAGGCCATGGAAATGATTTCCGTGTCCAAGATGCGCAAGGCGCAAGAGCGCATGCGCGCCGCCCGTCCATACAGCGACAAGGTCCGCAACATCGCCAGCAACCTGGGGCAAGCCAACCCAGAGTACGTGCACCCATTCATGACGTCGAACGACGGTAAGTCGGTCGGCTACATCGTGGTGACCACGGACAAAGGCTTGTGCGGTGGTTTGAATACCAACCTGTTCCGTGCGGTGACCCAGAAGTTGCGCGAAACCCAGTCGGCCGGCAAATCGCCACTGACCGTGGCGATCGGCAGCAAGGGACTGGGCTTTTTGGGACGTGTTGGCGCCAAAGTGGTCTCGCACATCACCCACCTAGGCGACAAGCCGCACCTGGACAAGCTCATCGGGCCGGTCAAGGTCTTGCTCGACGCCTATGTCAAGGGTGAAGTCAGCGCGGTCTACGTGTGCTACAACAAGTTTGTCAGCACCATGCGGCAAGAGCCCGTACTGGAGCAATTGCTGCCTTTGTCCGCTGAAAAGATGGCCAAAGAGTCGAAAGACAGTGGCGCGCAAACCAGCTGGGATTACATCTACGAACCCGATGCCCAGACGGTCATCGACGAGTTGTTGGTGCGTTATGCCGAGGCGATGGTGTTCCAGGCAGTGGCCGAGAACATGGCGTCCGAGCATGCAGCACGTATGGTGGCCATGAAAGCTGCCACCGACAACGCGGGCAATGTGATCGCCGAGTTGAAACTGGTCTACAACAAAACGCGACAAGCTGCAATTACGAAAGAACTTTCGGAAATTGTGGCCGGCGCGGCGGCGGTGTGA